A single uncultured Methanolobus sp. DNA region contains:
- a CDS encoding aldolase produces MWHEISRIGKKLVANGLVESHFGNISVRIGNRMLITRSGCALDEITEDNVVEVRIDGSSPLDMIASSEAIVHRAIYSKTPALAIVHAHCPFAVTLSLLAEGGTITPADSEGQYFLGEVPVVKGGIGSDELADNLASALAHNKTAIIYSHGTFAIGKVLDEAYVLTTQVEHSCKIKYWYDLAKNSRA; encoded by the coding sequence ATGTGGCATGAAATTTCGAGGATCGGAAAAAAACTTGTGGCAAACGGGCTGGTAGAATCCCACTTCGGGAACATCAGTGTGAGAATAGGCAACCGAATGCTCATCACACGCAGCGGTTGCGCGCTGGATGAGATAACTGAGGACAACGTGGTAGAGGTGCGCATTGACGGCTCATCTCCTCTTGACATGATCGCCTCATCAGAAGCTATCGTTCACCGTGCCATATATAGTAAAACTCCTGCACTTGCCATCGTTCATGCACATTGTCCTTTTGCCGTGACACTCTCCCTGCTGGCAGAAGGCGGAACCATCACTCCCGCCGACAGCGAGGGGCAATATTTCCTGGGTGAAGTGCCCGTGGTCAAAGGCGGCATCGGCTCTGATGAACTTGCGGACAACCTTGCCTCAGCCCTTGCGCACAACAAGACCGCCATTATTTACAGTCACGGCACGTTTGCCATAGGAAAAGTACTGGACGAAGCCTATGTACTTACCACACAGGTTGAGCATTCATGTAAGATCAAATACTGGTACGACCTTGCCAAAAACAGCAGAGCATGA
- a CDS encoding DUF262 domain-containing HNH endonuclease family protein, protein MKVHAYDKTINDIFSPTSTKYIVPRFQREYSWKKEEVLELWSDILVNIKTIDGKYSWNEYFIGSLVLVGDEDKASNIKEFLIVDGQQRLTTITVMMSALVQSFKDLGEEGIARGLYAFIEGRNMDNEPIYKLINETPKPFFQKSIQNYDQESGNSKTDEEKRLKRAYDIIIDEITELKKECDGGDFLSYLKAIRDQILNLKTIFITVDTEEDAYTIFETLNARGINLDAIDLIKNQLFKTLNYDHPDDDARELWKNIKTNLKDRDSNIELSKFYRHFWISKYEFSRDKKLYSSFKKLIDLNTSNIDKNQDVAKQFLQEMVNESMNYVIVTSPTESDWKLQEEKNAYKSLVALSLFKSQQVNTLLIALYDQYKHKYIKITDFTDALQYLENFHFIFSSISSQRTSRLETKYSKYARSLRQSKTKAQSKKIIDEMKNDFNTKLPDYNSFLGGFHEKWFTNNKDKDKKVIQYIFKKWENYLQPTEELDLYKITLEHISPQSSQENKEIGKIGNLLPIASEINNEADISKYQEKIKIFKKSQLEIVKEFIIKYGTLSDWTDEDINKRTEDMAKIAYYDIWKIQ, encoded by the coding sequence ATGAAAGTCCATGCATACGATAAAACAATTAACGACATATTTTCTCCAACAAGTACAAAATACATAGTACCTAGATTTCAACGTGAATATTCATGGAAAAAAGAAGAAGTACTGGAATTATGGAGTGACATATTAGTTAATATCAAAACAATTGATGGGAAATATTCATGGAATGAGTACTTTATTGGATCACTAGTTCTAGTTGGTGATGAAGACAAAGCATCAAACATTAAAGAATTCTTGATTGTTGATGGGCAACAGAGATTAACGACAATAACTGTTATGATGTCTGCTTTAGTCCAATCTTTTAAAGATCTTGGAGAAGAAGGAATTGCACGTGGATTATATGCGTTTATTGAAGGTAGAAATATGGACAATGAACCAATCTACAAACTTATAAACGAAACTCCAAAACCGTTTTTCCAAAAATCGATTCAAAATTATGATCAAGAAAGTGGTAATTCTAAAACAGATGAAGAAAAAAGACTCAAAAGAGCTTATGACATCATAATTGATGAAATTACCGAACTTAAGAAAGAATGCGACGGTGGGGATTTTTTATCTTACCTCAAAGCTATTCGAGATCAAATACTTAATTTGAAAACGATATTTATAACTGTAGATACAGAAGAAGATGCATATACTATTTTTGAAACATTAAATGCAAGGGGAATTAACCTTGATGCAATAGATTTAATTAAAAATCAACTTTTCAAAACATTGAACTACGACCATCCAGATGACGATGCTAGAGAATTATGGAAAAATATAAAAACAAATCTTAAAGACAGAGATTCTAATATAGAATTATCAAAATTTTACCGGCATTTTTGGATTTCAAAATACGAATTTTCAAGAGATAAAAAATTATACTCTTCTTTTAAAAAATTAATTGATCTGAATACATCTAATATTGATAAAAATCAGGATGTTGCAAAACAGTTTTTGCAAGAAATGGTTAATGAATCAATGAACTATGTAATAGTCACAAGTCCTACGGAAAGTGACTGGAAATTACAAGAAGAAAAAAATGCTTACAAATCATTGGTTGCTTTGAGTTTATTTAAAAGCCAGCAAGTAAATACTTTGCTTATAGCACTATACGACCAATATAAACACAAATATATAAAAATAACAGATTTTACAGATGCGCTACAATACTTAGAAAATTTCCATTTCATTTTCTCTTCAATATCTTCCCAGAGAACATCCCGCTTAGAAACAAAATATTCAAAATATGCCAGAAGTTTAAGGCAATCTAAAACAAAGGCACAATCTAAAAAGATAATTGATGAAATGAAAAATGATTTCAATACAAAACTCCCGGATTATAATTCATTTTTGGGCGGTTTCCATGAAAAATGGTTCACAAACAATAAAGACAAAGACAAAAAAGTAATTCAATACATCTTTAAAAAATGGGAAAATTACTTACAACCTACCGAAGAGCTTGATTTATATAAAATTACATTGGAACATATATCCCCACAATCAAGCCAAGAAAATAAAGAAATTGGAAAAATTGGGAACCTTTTACCTATTGCATCTGAAATAAATAATGAAGCTGATATCTCAAAATATCAAGAGAAAATAAAAATCTTTAAAAAATCGCAATTAGAAATTGTAAAAGAGTTCATCATAAAATATGGAACATTATCTGATTGGACAGATGAAGATATAAACAAAAGAACTGAAGATATGGCAAAAATAGCATATTATGATATTTGGAAAATTCAATAA
- a CDS encoding DUF3795 domain-containing protein, whose amino-acid sequence MSIKELGCCGAYCKTCKPFNTGTCKGCKLGYENGERNLSKARCKIKVCCIGKGYHSCADCPEIENCSAINEFYGKDGYKYGKYRQATEFIREKGYEEFLKIADNWTNAYGKYR is encoded by the coding sequence ATGTCCATCAAAGAACTTGGCTGCTGCGGTGCATACTGCAAAACCTGTAAACCTTTCAACACCGGAACCTGCAAAGGATGCAAACTCGGCTATGAAAACGGTGAAAGAAATCTCAGCAAAGCCAGATGCAAAATAAAAGTTTGCTGCATCGGGAAAGGTTACCATAGCTGTGCCGATTGTCCTGAAATTGAAAACTGTTCTGCGATCAATGAATTCTACGGTAAGGACGGGTATAAATATGGAAAATATCGGCAGGCAACAGAGTTTATCAGGGAGAAAGGATATGAGGAGTTTTTGAAGATCGCTGATAACTGGACGAATGCTTATGGAAAATACAGGTAA
- a CDS encoding nucleotidyltransferase family protein produces the protein MENTGNIEIDVYIEQLHELLPELERRFNVRTLAVFGPYVRNEQNKKSDIDLLVDYIEMPGLLSFMELEDHLSDTLGIKVELLLKPVLKQKVGKDLLNEIIPI, from the coding sequence ATGGAAAATACAGGTAATATTGAAATCGATGTGTACATAGAGCAACTTCATGAGTTGTTGCCGGAACTGGAAAGAAGATTCAACGTTAGAACTCTTGCAGTATTTGGCCCTTATGTCAGAAACGAACAAAACAAAAAAAGTGATATCGACTTGCTTGTAGATTATATTGAAATGCCCGGATTGCTTAGTTTTATGGAACTTGAGGATCATCTTTCTGATACATTGGGAATTAAAGTTGAACTTCTACTCAAACCTGTCCTGAAACAAAAAGTTGGAAAAGACCTATTGAATGAGATAATACCAATATAA
- a CDS encoding YwbE family protein translates to MNPGSSRKNIKIGLSVGIVLKQDQKSGKITRGIVKRILTNSSSHPHGIKVQLEDGNVGRVKEIHSSE, encoded by the coding sequence ATGAATCCCGGAAGCTCACGAAAGAACATCAAAATCGGACTTTCTGTTGGAATAGTCCTCAAACAGGACCAGAAAAGCGGCAAGATAACCAGAGGTATCGTCAAAAGGATCCTGACAAACTCCTCATCTCATCCACATGGAATAAAAGTTCAACTGGAAGACGGCAATGTTGGAAGAGTAAAAGAGATCCACTCCAGTGAATAA
- a CDS encoding CxxC-x17-CxxC domain-containing protein: protein MGFNDNNRGSNNRGGNNSRGGSGGFNRGGNNSRGGSGGFNRGGSGGFRSNDGPREMHKAICSDCKQETEVPFKPSGERPVYCRECFQNHRPPKRY from the coding sequence ATGGGATTTAACGATAACAACAGAGGCAGCAACAACAGAGGCGGAAACAACAGCAGAGGCGGCAGTGGCGGCTTCAACAGAGGCGGAAACAACAGCAGAGGCGGCAGCGGTGGTTTCAACAGAGGCGGCAGCGGTGGTTTCAGATCAAACGATGGCCCAAGAGAAATGCACAAGGCAATCTGCTCTGACTGCAAACAGGAGACCGAAGTTCCTTTCAAGCCATCAGGTGAGAGACCTGTATATTGCAGGGAATGTTTCCAGAACCACAGACCTCCTAAGAGATACTAA
- a CDS encoding ATP-binding protein, with amino-acid sequence MFSEKRFASAFILFVTVTLFSFSRILTVSALASSSPEGSISFFDQYRTELYIIIIALIIQFILISLLLVNRRILKNTQADLIAAKEKAEDADLLKSQFLSNMSHELRTPLNGILGFSQLIVVSSPDEKCSHYASLIKKSGERLLLIIDDILDTSKIEADQLVIHKERFSINAMLDEIYSLFKIQFESKEPPVDLILVKNIDDESSMLYCDEHRLRQIFNNLLGNAMKFTEKGKVEFGYDIKDGFMMFYVSDTGIGIQEDHYECVFGRFRQAHDASTRKYKGTGLGMSISKSLTELLGGSMTFESEVGVGTTFYFSIPYVQDAE; translated from the coding sequence ATGTTTTCAGAAAAGAGATTTGCAAGTGCATTTATTCTATTTGTTACAGTCACTCTTTTCTCTTTCTCCCGGATATTAACAGTATCTGCCTTAGCAAGCAGTTCTCCAGAGGGCAGTATTTCATTTTTTGACCAGTACAGGACAGAACTTTATATAATCATAATCGCACTGATCATCCAGTTCATTCTCATCTCTCTTCTTCTGGTCAATCGCAGAATACTCAAGAATACACAGGCTGACCTGATAGCTGCAAAAGAAAAAGCAGAAGATGCAGACCTTTTAAAATCACAGTTTTTATCCAACATGAGTCATGAGCTAAGAACTCCACTCAATGGAATACTGGGATTCTCACAACTTATCGTCGTTTCTTCTCCTGATGAAAAATGCAGTCATTATGCCAGTCTTATCAAAAAGAGTGGAGAGCGCTTACTCCTCATAATAGACGATATACTTGATACATCAAAAATAGAAGCAGACCAGCTTGTAATACACAAAGAAAGGTTCAGCATCAATGCTATGCTTGATGAGATTTACTCACTTTTCAAAATCCAGTTCGAATCCAAAGAGCCGCCTGTAGATCTAATTCTTGTAAAGAACATTGATGATGAAAGCAGCATGCTTTACTGCGATGAACACCGCCTTAGACAGATATTTAATAATCTCCTCGGCAATGCCATGAAGTTTACAGAAAAAGGCAAAGTTGAATTTGGTTATGATATTAAAGATGGTTTCATGATGTTCTACGTTTCTGATACTGGTATTGGCATTCAGGAAGACCATTACGAATGTGTTTTTGGAAGATTCAGGCAGGCCCACGATGCTTCCACAAGAAAATACAAAGGTACAGGTCTTGGCATGTCGATCTCAAAATCTCTCACAGAACTTCTGGGAGGCTCCATGACCTTTGAATCAGAAGTCGGTGTAGGAACAACTTTCTATTTCTCAATTCCATATGTGCAGGACGCAGAATGA
- a CDS encoding ATP-binding cassette domain-containing protein: MTEQVKNTEQSSENMPESLVEMENIVVRKNGRLILDSIDFKIKKGENIAIIGPNGSGKSSIIKTIIGDYRPIADTKGMTFRIMEKDRWVISDLKKLLGIVSGDLQLDYTRDISVVEVVLSGFFSSIGIYPNMKIEPYMLQRTADIIDFLEIRHLASKNISHLSTGEARRVLIGRALVHDPMILVLDEPTNSLDLKSKHVFRETVSKIASAGKSIILVTHDLEDIVPEINRAVLLKDGRIFADGDIEDILTAEKLTELFGIPVEVGKDKGYYHAWC, translated from the coding sequence ATGACAGAGCAAGTAAAAAACACAGAGCAAAGCAGTGAAAATATGCCTGAATCCCTTGTTGAAATGGAAAATATAGTTGTCAGGAAAAATGGCAGACTCATCCTTGATTCCATTGATTTCAAGATCAAAAAAGGCGAGAATATAGCTATCATCGGACCAAACGGCTCCGGCAAGTCATCTATCATCAAAACCATTATCGGAGATTACAGACCAATTGCAGACACAAAGGGAATGACATTCAGGATCATGGAGAAGGACAGGTGGGTGATCTCTGACCTGAAGAAACTCCTTGGAATCGTTTCAGGTGACCTTCAGCTTGACTATACAAGAGACATTTCAGTAGTTGAAGTTGTCCTTTCCGGTTTTTTCAGCAGCATTGGCATCTATCCTAACATGAAAATTGAACCTTACATGCTGCAAAGGACAGCAGATATCATTGATTTTCTTGAGATCAGACACCTTGCCAGCAAGAACATATCCCACCTCTCAACCGGCGAAGCAAGAAGAGTCCTCATCGGAAGAGCACTTGTCCACGACCCCATGATTCTTGTTCTGGATGAGCCAACAAACAGCCTTGACCTGAAAAGCAAGCATGTGTTCAGGGAAACTGTGAGTAAGATCGCTTCTGCCGGAAAGAGCATAATCCTTGTAACCCACGACCTTGAGGATATTGTTCCTGAAATCAACCGTGCGGTTCTCCTGAAGGACGGCAGGATATTTGCAGACGGAGATATTGAGGATATACTTACTGCTGAGAAGCTGACGGAGTTATTCGGTATTCCGGTAGAGGTTGGTAAGGATAAGGGATATTATCATGCATGGTGCTGA
- a CDS encoding UbiD family decarboxylase has translation MREFIDQLRKNGKLVEITEPVSKVFDAPRIAKKTPGPVLFHDIDGNKAIMNVLGSRDELATMFGVDKDKIIKRLSEVSPNGEVVIVKDSPTMEVIEDDVDLTKLPIMTHFEKDAGPYLTAGVVVTEYDGVMNAAIHRLLVVDKTRLAARLVAPRHSYVMHKKASDKGEKLPIAIVIGADPTVTFASTTRVPAGKEFNYAAALRGKPVELFECSNGIKVPHAEMVLEGYIDPVERVDEGPFVDITGTYDLVRKEPVIHITRILHRKDPIYHGILPAGPEHLLMMGVPYEPRIFKAVSEVTTVKNVVLTEGGCCYLHAVVQIEKQTEGDGKNAIMAAFAAHTSLKHVVVVDDDIDIFDLHDVEFAIATRVKGDMDVMIIPNVRGSSLDPRGAPDGTTTKMGIDATKVLKEAQNFERAKMPE, from the coding sequence ATGAGGGAATTTATCGACCAGCTCAGGAAGAACGGGAAACTTGTTGAGATCACAGAACCTGTTTCAAAGGTGTTTGATGCACCGCGTATTGCCAAGAAGACACCCGGACCGGTGCTGTTCCATGATATTGACGGCAACAAGGCCATCATGAACGTGCTCGGTTCAAGGGATGAACTTGCAACAATGTTCGGTGTGGACAAGGACAAGATAATAAAGAGACTCTCGGAAGTATCACCTAATGGTGAGGTCGTTATTGTAAAAGACTCACCAACAATGGAAGTCATCGAGGATGATGTTGACCTCACAAAACTCCCTATAATGACACACTTCGAGAAGGATGCAGGACCATATCTTACAGCCGGAGTTGTTGTAACTGAATACGATGGCGTCATGAACGCAGCTATCCACAGGCTCCTTGTAGTCGATAAAACAAGACTTGCAGCACGTCTTGTAGCTCCAAGACACAGCTACGTCATGCACAAGAAAGCATCCGACAAAGGAGAAAAACTTCCAATTGCAATCGTTATTGGTGCAGACCCTACAGTTACATTCGCATCAACAACCCGTGTCCCTGCAGGAAAGGAATTCAACTACGCTGCTGCACTTCGTGGCAAACCAGTGGAACTCTTTGAATGCAGCAACGGAATAAAAGTACCTCATGCAGAGATGGTCCTTGAAGGCTACATCGACCCGGTTGAAAGAGTCGATGAAGGACCATTCGTTGACATCACAGGCACCTACGACCTTGTGAGAAAGGAACCTGTCATACACATCACAAGAATACTGCACCGCAAAGACCCGATCTACCACGGAATCCTCCCTGCAGGTCCTGAACACCTGCTCATGATGGGAGTTCCATACGAACCAAGGATATTCAAAGCTGTCAGCGAGGTCACAACAGTCAAGAACGTGGTACTCACAGAAGGAGGATGTTGTTACCTGCACGCAGTGGTGCAAATAGAGAAACAGACTGAGGGTGACGGGAAGAACGCTATCATGGCCGCCTTTGCAGCTCACACAAGCCTGAAGCATGTGGTTGTGGTTGATGATGACATCGACATCTTTGACCTGCATGATGTTGAATTTGCCATTGCCACCAGAGTGAAGGGTGACATGGACGTTATGATAATACCAAATGTGAGAGGAAGCTCACTTGACCCGCGTGGTGCACCTGACGGAACCACGACCAAAATGGGAATTGATGCAACCAAGGTTCTGAAAGAAGCACAGAACTTCGAACGTGCAAAGATGCCAGAGTGA
- a CDS encoding aconitase X catalytic domain-containing protein: MYLTPEEEKTLNGEYGESLQKAIEILVALGDIYGADKLIPVKSAQIAGVSYKTIGDAGLEWISDLEGKVKIPSILNPAGMDIVRWDEMGIDPVFAKKQQEIIEAYAKLGIQTKCTCTPYYLEGFNVTLDDHIAWSESSAVSYANSVIGARTNREGGPSALSAALVGKTANYGYHLDEMREPVIAVEVDCKLSGSDFGALGYVVGKTVGSRVPIFYMKNEPSKNEMKSLGAALAASGAVALYHIEGVTPEATRKKFTRPDEVIPVERTQIDEVYETNKDIQSTEIITVGCPHCSVEELEEIAGLVEGKKLQKEMWVCTAREVAERNQDLVQKIEKSGAKVVCDTCMVVSPATNKYASMTVNSGKALAYVPSMCKVAAKYASIEDCINEAGVVDEN; the protein is encoded by the coding sequence ATGTATCTTACACCTGAAGAAGAAAAAACACTTAACGGCGAATACGGAGAAAGTCTCCAGAAAGCCATCGAGATCCTTGTGGCACTTGGAGATATCTACGGTGCTGACAAACTAATTCCTGTAAAGAGCGCCCAGATAGCCGGAGTATCTTATAAGACAATAGGAGATGCCGGTCTTGAGTGGATATCAGACCTTGAAGGAAAAGTGAAGATCCCTTCAATTCTCAACCCTGCCGGCATGGATATAGTCCGCTGGGATGAAATGGGCATCGACCCTGTTTTTGCAAAGAAGCAGCAGGAAATTATTGAGGCTTACGCAAAACTTGGCATCCAGACAAAGTGTACCTGTACCCCATACTACCTTGAAGGATTCAACGTCACACTGGACGACCATATAGCATGGAGTGAGTCATCCGCTGTATCCTATGCTAATTCCGTCATCGGTGCAAGGACAAACCGTGAAGGCGGACCTTCTGCACTCTCCGCAGCACTTGTAGGCAAGACTGCAAACTACGGATACCACCTTGATGAAATGAGAGAACCTGTAATAGCCGTGGAAGTAGACTGTAAACTTTCAGGCTCTGATTTTGGTGCTCTTGGTTATGTTGTCGGGAAGACTGTCGGAAGCAGGGTCCCAATATTCTACATGAAGAACGAGCCTTCAAAGAACGAGATGAAATCCCTCGGTGCAGCGCTTGCAGCATCCGGGGCTGTGGCACTCTATCATATAGAAGGAGTCACACCAGAAGCCACCAGAAAGAAATTTACAAGACCTGATGAAGTCATCCCTGTGGAGAGAACACAGATAGATGAGGTCTATGAGACTAATAAGGACATACAGTCCACTGAAATAATCACCGTTGGATGCCCTCACTGTTCTGTTGAAGAACTGGAAGAAATAGCAGGACTTGTTGAAGGAAAGAAACTGCAAAAGGAAATGTGGGTCTGCACTGCAAGGGAAGTTGCTGAAAGGAACCAAGACCTTGTTCAAAAGATCGAGAAAAGCGGTGCTAAGGTCGTATGTGACACGTGCATGGTGGTCTCACCTGCCACGAACAAGTACGCTTCTATGACCGTTAACTCAGGAAAGGCTCTTGCCTATGTTCCGAGCATGTGCAAGGTGGCAGCAAAATATGCGAGCATTGAGGACTGCATAAACGAGGCAGGTGTTGTCGATGAAAATTAA
- a CDS encoding DUF126 domain-containing protein, which produces MLSMKIKCRTISRGVAEGEVLLTNDAISFLGNVDPETGEVVEPQHELYGQSIAGKVLVFPHGKGSTVGSYVIYQLFKNGVAPAAMINLESEPIVAVGAIISEVPLVDRLEQNPYEILKNGDLVVVNSTEGFVELKNK; this is translated from the coding sequence GTGTTGTCGATGAAAATTAAATGCAGGACAATCTCCAGAGGTGTTGCAGAAGGCGAAGTGCTCCTGACAAACGATGCGATCTCATTCCTTGGAAATGTTGACCCTGAGACAGGAGAAGTAGTCGAGCCACAGCACGAACTTTACGGACAGTCAATTGCCGGGAAAGTCCTTGTATTCCCTCATGGAAAAGGTTCAACCGTTGGTTCTTATGTCATCTACCAGCTTTTCAAGAATGGTGTTGCCCCTGCGGCAATGATAAATCTGGAATCTGAGCCTATTGTAGCTGTGGGTGCAATAATATCCGAAGTGCCTCTTGTTGACAGGCTTGAACAGAACCCTTACGAAATCCTGAAGAATGGTGACCTGGTCGTCGTCAACAGCACTGAGGGCTTTGTTGAACTAAAGAATAAATAA
- a CDS encoding TIGR04013 family B12-binding domain/radical SAM domain-containing protein, which yields MDVCFRWNKKNMYSLAALAPLVPDALKVKKPHDGVMIYSFASRQKDSIFKEIRKADTDSIYIAGGPHPSGAPDETLDHFDYVVIGEGEETLPELIEAIKTGRDVTTVKGIAYRDDSGKTVITDKREPVDLDKYPCFDPDVVMAPLEISRGCPFRCRYCQTPRLFGNKMRHRSIDSLVKYAKYYRDLRFTSSNAMAYGSDGIHPRLDKVEKLLAALKETGDRNIFFGTFPSEVRPEFVTDESLELITKYCTNTKVSLGAQSGSDRILREILRGHTVDDVVRSLDLCFDHGITPVVDFMVGFPDETEEEQEMSLELIKWICKKGGNVHSHYLTPLPGTPFADVKTSPVSKHYKKVMGKLALTGQATGTWE from the coding sequence ATGGACGTCTGCTTTCGCTGGAACAAGAAGAACATGTACAGCCTTGCTGCACTGGCACCTCTTGTGCCGGATGCCTTGAAGGTCAAAAAGCCTCACGATGGAGTAATGATATACAGCTTCGCCAGCCGGCAGAAAGATTCCATTTTTAAAGAGATAAGAAAAGCAGATACCGACTCTATATATATTGCAGGCGGACCACATCCATCAGGTGCACCTGATGAAACTCTTGATCATTTTGATTACGTTGTTATCGGTGAGGGAGAGGAAACTTTACCTGAACTTATCGAGGCAATCAAAACAGGCAGGGATGTTACCACTGTCAAAGGAATAGCCTACAGGGATGATTCCGGAAAAACAGTCATCACTGACAAAAGGGAACCTGTTGACCTCGACAAATATCCCTGCTTTGATCCTGATGTGGTGATGGCACCCCTTGAAATCAGTAGAGGATGCCCGTTCAGGTGCAGGTACTGCCAGACACCGCGTCTTTTCGGGAATAAGATGAGACATAGAAGTATAGATTCTCTTGTCAAATATGCAAAATATTATCGAGACCTGAGGTTCACTTCTTCAAATGCCATGGCATACGGAAGTGATGGTATTCATCCACGTCTGGATAAGGTTGAAAAACTCCTTGCAGCACTGAAAGAAACAGGCGACAGGAATATTTTCTTCGGTACTTTCCCATCCGAAGTTCGTCCTGAATTCGTCACGGATGAGTCGCTGGAGCTCATCACAAAATACTGCACTAACACAAAAGTGAGCCTCGGGGCACAATCCGGAAGTGACCGTATCCTGAGAGAGATCCTCAGAGGACATACTGTTGATGATGTAGTCCGGAGCCTGGATCTCTGTTTTGATCATGGAATAACACCTGTGGTTGATTTCATGGTGGGTTTCCCTGATGAGACAGAAGAGGAACAGGAGATGAGTCTGGAACTCATCAAGTGGATATGCAAAAAGGGTGGCAATGTGCATTCACATTACCTGACACCACTACCTGGAACTCCTTTTGCTGATGTGAAGACATCACCGGTCAGTAAGCATTACAAAAAAGTGATGGGAAAGCTGGCACTTACAGGCCAGGCCACCGGCACCTGGGAATGA
- a CDS encoding YkgJ family cysteine cluster protein, which yields MIKIIPAIEKQLEAVKDELQGVHDYPDEQLISIIQEVGFECDFCARCCTREFNDHVFLLNEDAIRMKQIDIDCMEPAPYFELCDQHGNFYVSGYSLKAKEDGSCIFLNEEKRCNIYDQRPAICSLYPYMLHREPDENGNIEWRQISGLNQHGCYHSEISDDEATEIADQIKSYETGYLSQIIEFFKKAEDHFSKNKLKHVQGVYDREMRKFKKGAEITIFVYYNGKFIEHKFKGPDKMK from the coding sequence TTGATAAAAATAATCCCGGCAATCGAGAAACAGCTCGAAGCAGTAAAAGACGAGCTTCAGGGCGTGCATGATTATCCCGATGAACAGCTCATTTCTATCATACAGGAAGTTGGCTTTGAATGTGATTTCTGTGCCCGCTGCTGTACAAGGGAATTTAATGACCACGTTTTCCTTTTGAATGAAGATGCCATCAGGATGAAACAGATAGATATTGATTGCATGGAACCTGCGCCATATTTTGAACTATGTGACCAGCACGGCAATTTTTATGTGTCCGGCTATTCGCTGAAAGCAAAAGAAGACGGTTCATGCATCTTCCTTAATGAAGAAAAGCGATGCAATATCTATGATCAGCGTCCAGCTATCTGCAGTCTTTATCCTTACATGCTTCACCGAGAACCCGATGAGAATGGCAATATCGAATGGCGTCAAATAAGCGGCCTTAACCAGCATGGTTGCTACCACTCCGAAATAAGTGATGATGAAGCCACTGAGATTGCAGACCAGATTAAATCATACGAAACTGGCTACCTTTCCCAGATAATCGAGTTCTTCAAAAAAGCAGAGGACCACTTCAGCAAGAACAAACTGAAGCACGTCCAGGGTGTGTACGACAGGGAAATGCGCAAATTCAAAAAAGGCGCAGAGATTACGATATTTGTCTATTATAATGGTAAGTTCATTGAGCACAAGTTCAAAGGACCGGATAAAATGAAATAA
- a CDS encoding DUF5350 domain-containing protein: MGKTGSIEWSKVKGRKGRTIKVPKCREAKAHPGPAQRYTSSGAKRRFLSRSPKSIVR, from the coding sequence ATGGGTAAAACAGGCAGCATTGAATGGTCAAAAGTAAAGGGACGCAAAGGAAGAACAATCAAGGTACCAAAGTGCAGGGAAGCAAAGGCTCATCCTGGACCAGCACAGAGATACACATCATCTGGTGCTAAGAGGAGATTCCTCAGCAGATCACCAAAATCAATTGTAAGATGA